Proteins from a single region of Catenulispora acidiphila DSM 44928:
- a CDS encoding DMT family transporter gives MGGSLLVTIAITLQALSNGLLSDHLSGAESVLLSFLAFGTSALVFGLATRFRASEDRQPLRGARLRLMLLLNVATAVTFLGFYWSLSVIPAPLASAVETGIGPLALACLLIRRSGGVRRLVEISLGALSLLLALLAGCRMASNGRVESPALLLGGVGIAAVAGCSAAGIAALSHRLGQLRVSPAQVTAHRFHLTYLLALAVLVSGSRPAGGWAGSSVAFIAAVAVLGAALPLYVLQIGMQRTAPLVVTLMASAVPGLTYLMASLVGRQGFDIVTFVLFNGSLGVAFLGPVLVRRLPRTAADVTRASGQAELRFREA, from the coding sequence ATGGGTGGATCGCTGCTCGTCACCATCGCGATCACGCTGCAGGCCCTGTCGAACGGGCTATTGTCGGACCACCTCAGCGGCGCCGAGAGCGTGCTGCTCTCCTTCCTCGCCTTCGGCACCTCAGCGCTCGTGTTCGGCCTGGCCACCAGATTTCGAGCGAGCGAGGACCGTCAGCCGCTACGCGGTGCGCGACTTCGGCTGATGCTGCTGCTCAATGTGGCCACCGCCGTGACGTTTCTCGGTTTCTACTGGTCCCTCTCGGTGATCCCGGCGCCCCTGGCTTCCGCGGTCGAGACGGGCATCGGGCCACTCGCCCTGGCCTGCCTGCTGATCCGGCGCTCCGGCGGCGTGCGCCGCCTGGTCGAGATAAGCCTTGGCGCGCTGTCCCTGCTCCTGGCACTGCTCGCGGGATGCCGGATGGCCTCGAACGGCCGGGTCGAATCCCCGGCGTTGCTGCTGGGCGGGGTGGGGATCGCTGCCGTCGCCGGGTGCTCGGCGGCAGGGATCGCAGCCCTCTCACACCGCCTTGGCCAACTGCGCGTCTCTCCCGCGCAGGTAACCGCCCACCGTTTCCACCTCACGTATCTGCTTGCGCTGGCAGTTCTGGTGTCCGGCAGCCGACCTGCGGGCGGTTGGGCCGGGTCGAGCGTCGCATTCATCGCGGCGGTCGCGGTGCTCGGCGCAGCCCTTCCCCTGTACGTGCTCCAGATCGGCATGCAGCGCACCGCGCCCCTGGTGGTGACGCTGATGGCCTCCGCCGTACCCGGCCTCACCTATCTCATGGCATCGCTCGTCGGGCGGCAGGGCTTCGACATCGTCACCTTCGTCCTGTTCAACGGGAGCCTGGGCGTCGCCTTCCTGGGGCCCGTCCTCGTCCGGCGGCTTCCACGCACGGCGGCAGACGTCACTCGAGCGAGCGGGCAAGCTGAGCTGCGGTTCCGCGAAGCATGA
- a CDS encoding DUF6247 family protein, with translation MATTSESVPFSELIQHPRETTSRLDRAETLRLVRRNQPDLMLVAAERAERDAEIFDVTTRLLVGIIAREPAPEVLRSSVLGVFAWTRFLPDAAVDEFLAELVGVARASAEIRNLRPVAQVIVEWQHTAEIHADPELYRMLTREFSPEDDFGPVDVPAQPGQEAG, from the coding sequence ATGGCGACCACCAGTGAATCCGTGCCGTTCTCCGAGCTGATCCAGCATCCCCGCGAGACCACGTCGCGGCTGGATCGGGCCGAGACGCTGCGCCTAGTGCGTCGGAACCAGCCGGATCTGATGTTGGTCGCCGCCGAGCGTGCCGAGCGTGACGCCGAGATCTTCGACGTCACGACCCGCCTGTTGGTCGGCATAATCGCCCGGGAGCCCGCGCCCGAGGTGCTTCGCAGCTCGGTGCTCGGCGTCTTCGCCTGGACGAGGTTCCTTCCGGACGCCGCCGTCGACGAATTCCTGGCCGAGCTCGTCGGCGTCGCCCGGGCCTCCGCCGAGATCCGCAACCTGCGCCCGGTCGCCCAGGTGATCGTCGAGTGGCAGCACACTGCCGAGATCCACGCCGACCCCGAGCTGTACCGGATGCTGACGCGCGAGTTCTCCCCAGAGGACGACTTCGGGCCGGTGGATGTGCCGGCTCAGCCGGGCCAGGAAGCCGGATGA
- the topA gene encoding type I DNA topoisomerase gives MAGKGSADSRGSTRRLVIVESPAKAKTIKGYLGAGYTVEASVGHIRDLPAGADEVPEKYKGTSMGRLGVDVDGDFEPLYLVNADKRKQVAKLKDLLKEADELLLATDEDREGEAIAWHLQEVLKPKVPSKRMVFHEITREAIQQAVSNTRDINLQLVDAQETRRILDRLYGYEVSPVLWKKVRTGLSAGRVQSVATRMVVDRERERIAFTAAEYWDLTGSFETLKAPAPGDPRGMTARLASVDGKRVASGRDFGPDGQLKSGSQNVAHLTEVTAKALAAALRDADFSVRGVERKPYRRSPYAPFRTTTLQQEASRKLGMDSKRTMRVAQSLYENGYITYMRTDSITLSDTALNASRTQVRELYGADYLPDVPRRYDSKVKNAQEAHEAIRPSGDTFRTPAQTGLKGDEFRLYELIWMRTVASQMKDATGHTVTVKVGGAASDGRDVEFSASGRIISFHGFLKAYVEGTDDPDAALDDSEQRLPAVAEGDALTTTKVTADGHSTKPPARFTEASLIKEMEEREIGRPSTYSTILGTILDRGYAFKKGTALVPSYIAFAVVGLLENHFGDLVNYEFTARMEDDLDRIARGEAQRVPWLRRFYFGPTGEEPGAAPAALKSGGGDGAVFDHLGGLKDLVTDLGNIDAREVNSFPVGEDGIILRVGRFGPYIERNLEDGTQQRASVPDDLPPDELTPAFAEELFLQPSGDRELGKDPSTGFEVVAKAGRFGPYVTEILPEGTPTRGKNAVKARTGSLFKNMGLDTVTLEEALQLLSLPRVVGADPESGEEITVQNGRYGPYLKKGADSRSITSEEQIFTITLEEALEIYKQPKARGRGAAKPPLREMGPDPVSGKPIVIKSGFYGEYLTDGETNVTIPKSETVEDITPARAYELLAEKRAKGPAKKTAKKAPAKKTAAKKTAASSGTKTAKATAAKKTAAKKTANSGTK, from the coding sequence GTGGCAGGCAAGGGTTCAGCGGACTCGCGCGGCTCGACGCGCCGGCTGGTCATCGTCGAGTCGCCGGCCAAGGCGAAGACGATCAAGGGCTACCTCGGTGCGGGCTACACCGTCGAGGCCTCCGTCGGCCACATCCGGGACCTGCCGGCCGGCGCGGACGAGGTGCCGGAGAAGTACAAGGGCACCTCCATGGGCCGGCTCGGCGTGGACGTGGACGGCGACTTCGAGCCGCTGTACCTGGTCAACGCCGACAAGCGCAAGCAGGTCGCCAAGCTCAAGGACCTGCTCAAGGAAGCCGACGAACTCCTGCTCGCCACCGACGAGGACCGCGAGGGCGAGGCCATCGCCTGGCACCTGCAGGAGGTGCTCAAGCCCAAGGTCCCCTCCAAGCGCATGGTGTTCCACGAGATCACCCGCGAGGCGATCCAGCAGGCCGTCAGCAACACCCGCGACATCAACCTGCAGCTGGTCGACGCCCAGGAGACCCGGCGCATCCTGGACCGGCTCTACGGCTACGAGGTCTCCCCGGTGCTGTGGAAGAAGGTCCGCACCGGGCTGTCCGCCGGCCGCGTGCAGTCCGTGGCCACCCGGATGGTGGTGGACCGGGAGCGGGAGCGCATTGCGTTCACCGCGGCCGAGTACTGGGACCTGACCGGCTCCTTCGAGACCCTGAAGGCGCCGGCGCCGGGCGATCCGCGCGGGATGACGGCGCGGCTGGCCTCCGTGGACGGCAAGCGCGTCGCCTCCGGCCGCGACTTCGGACCGGACGGGCAGCTCAAGTCCGGCAGCCAGAACGTCGCCCACCTCACCGAGGTCACCGCCAAGGCGCTGGCCGCGGCGCTGCGGGACGCCGACTTCAGCGTGCGCGGCGTGGAGCGCAAGCCCTACCGGCGCTCGCCGTACGCCCCGTTCCGGACCACCACGCTGCAGCAGGAGGCCAGCCGCAAGCTCGGCATGGACTCCAAGCGCACCATGCGGGTCGCGCAGAGCCTGTACGAGAACGGCTACATCACTTATATGCGTACTGACAGCATCACGCTGTCGGACACCGCGCTGAACGCCTCGCGGACCCAGGTGCGCGAGCTGTACGGCGCCGACTACCTGCCGGACGTCCCGCGCCGCTACGACTCCAAGGTGAAGAACGCGCAGGAGGCGCACGAGGCGATCCGCCCCTCCGGCGACACGTTCCGCACCCCGGCGCAGACCGGCCTGAAGGGCGACGAGTTCCGCCTGTACGAGCTGATCTGGATGCGCACCGTCGCCTCGCAGATGAAGGACGCGACCGGGCACACCGTGACGGTGAAGGTCGGCGGCGCCGCCTCCGACGGCCGGGACGTGGAGTTCAGCGCCAGCGGCCGCATCATCTCCTTCCACGGCTTCCTGAAGGCCTACGTGGAGGGCACCGACGACCCGGACGCCGCGCTGGACGACTCCGAGCAGCGGCTGCCGGCCGTGGCCGAGGGCGACGCGCTGACCACCACCAAGGTCACCGCGGACGGGCACTCGACCAAGCCGCCGGCGCGCTTCACCGAGGCCTCGCTGATCAAGGAGATGGAAGAGCGCGAGATCGGCCGGCCCTCGACGTACTCCACGATCCTGGGCACGATCCTGGACCGCGGGTACGCCTTCAAGAAGGGCACGGCGCTGGTCCCGTCCTACATCGCCTTCGCGGTGGTCGGGCTGCTCGAGAACCACTTCGGCGACCTGGTGAACTACGAGTTCACCGCGCGCATGGAGGACGACCTGGACCGCATCGCCCGCGGCGAGGCGCAGCGCGTCCCGTGGCTGCGGCGCTTCTACTTCGGCCCGACCGGCGAGGAGCCGGGCGCCGCCCCGGCCGCGCTGAAGAGCGGCGGCGGCGACGGCGCGGTCTTCGACCACCTCGGCGGCCTGAAGGACCTGGTCACCGACCTGGGCAACATCGACGCCCGGGAGGTGAACTCCTTCCCGGTGGGCGAGGACGGCATCATCCTGCGCGTGGGCCGCTTCGGCCCGTACATCGAGCGCAACCTGGAGGACGGAACCCAGCAGCGCGCGAGCGTCCCGGACGACCTGCCGCCGGACGAGCTGACCCCGGCCTTCGCCGAGGAGCTGTTCCTGCAGCCCAGCGGCGACCGCGAACTCGGCAAGGACCCCTCGACCGGGTTCGAGGTCGTGGCCAAGGCCGGCCGCTTCGGCCCGTACGTCACCGAGATCCTCCCCGAGGGCACCCCGACCCGCGGCAAGAACGCGGTGAAGGCCCGCACCGGCTCGCTGTTCAAGAACATGGGCCTGGACACCGTGACGCTGGAGGAGGCGCTGCAGCTGCTGTCGCTGCCGCGCGTCGTCGGCGCCGACCCGGAATCCGGCGAGGAGATCACGGTCCAGAACGGCCGCTACGGCCCGTACCTGAAGAAGGGCGCGGACTCCCGCTCGATCACCTCCGAGGAGCAGATCTTCACGATCACCCTCGAGGAAGCCCTCGAGATCTACAAGCAGCCCAAGGCCCGCGGCCGCGGCGCCGCCAAGCCGCCGCTGCGCGAGATGGGCCCGGACCCGGTCTCCGGCAAGCCGATCGTGATCAAGTCGGGCTTCTACGGCGAGTACCTGACCGACGGCGAGACCAACGTGACCATCCCCAAGAGCGAGACGGTCGAGGACATCACCCCGGCGAGGGCCTACGAGCTCCTCGCCGAGAAGCGCGCCAAGGGACCGGCGAAGAAGACGGCGAAGAAGGCGCCCGCGAAGAAGACCGCCGCGAAGAAGACGGCGGCTTCGTCGGGGACGAAGACCGCGAAGGCCACGGCCGCGAAGAAGACCGCCGCGAAGAAGACGGCGAATTCGGGGACGAAGTAG
- a CDS encoding DUF7059 domain-containing protein translates to MEKLREALIKADYTVDGVLEVLGPLAYAALARSESVPALRATAGGSPVESLVRLFLLQQAVDRKAVEAALPVAEAVAAGLVAVDGEQVRAAIDIRPYGDDDGHDWYLVSDLSGGLHAQGQGHPVREDHVLGVGGASTTLAQLTIRDQFGSALDVGTGGGVQALHLSTHVERVVGSDRNPRALKLARLTQQLSGVGPFDLREGSLFEPVEGERFDLVVSNPPFVISPDNGAQGGRFVYRDSGLPADEVCRRLVSNAHRHLAEDGWCQVLANWLHVDGVDWRERVAEWVRDTGCDAWVVQREAQDPAEYVELWLRDSGEYGTPDYPQRYDAWLDYFEQNRVSAIGFGWITLHNAGAESPLMRLEEISHPVEQPLGPHIPSWFARHDFLRGTDDEELMRRKLAVAPDVRWEQVARPTYEGGSGWGSDSSRLSQQEGFMRSADIDPVGAAVVGASDGETPLGEILDAVGERYGIDGRSLRTGAVEAIRGLVEDGYLFPVA, encoded by the coding sequence ATGGAGAAGCTGCGCGAAGCCCTGATCAAGGCCGACTACACCGTGGACGGGGTCCTGGAGGTCCTCGGTCCGCTCGCTTATGCGGCGCTGGCTCGGAGCGAGAGTGTGCCGGCGCTGCGGGCTACGGCTGGGGGTTCGCCGGTGGAGAGTCTGGTTCGGCTCTTTCTGCTGCAGCAGGCGGTGGATCGCAAGGCGGTCGAGGCGGCGTTGCCGGTTGCGGAGGCGGTGGCTGCGGGGCTGGTCGCGGTTGATGGAGAGCAGGTGCGGGCGGCTATCGACATCCGGCCGTATGGCGACGATGACGGGCATGACTGGTACCTGGTCTCCGACCTGTCGGGTGGGCTGCACGCGCAGGGGCAGGGCCATCCGGTGCGCGAGGATCACGTGCTGGGGGTCGGGGGTGCGTCCACCACGCTGGCGCAGCTCACCATTCGGGACCAGTTCGGGTCCGCGCTGGACGTCGGGACCGGGGGCGGGGTGCAGGCGCTGCACCTGTCGACGCACGTCGAGCGGGTGGTCGGCAGCGACCGGAACCCGCGGGCGCTCAAGCTGGCGCGGCTCACGCAGCAGCTCTCCGGGGTCGGTCCGTTCGACCTGCGCGAGGGTTCCCTGTTTGAGCCGGTTGAGGGAGAGCGGTTCGATCTGGTCGTCTCCAATCCGCCGTTCGTCATCTCGCCGGACAACGGCGCTCAGGGCGGCCGCTTCGTCTACCGCGACTCCGGGCTGCCGGCTGACGAGGTGTGCCGCCGGCTGGTCAGCAACGCCCACCGCCACCTGGCCGAGGACGGGTGGTGCCAGGTGCTGGCCAACTGGCTGCACGTGGACGGCGTGGACTGGCGCGAGCGGGTCGCCGAGTGGGTGCGGGACACCGGCTGCGACGCGTGGGTGGTGCAGCGGGAGGCGCAGGACCCGGCCGAGTACGTCGAGCTCTGGCTGCGCGACTCCGGCGAGTACGGCACCCCGGACTACCCGCAGCGCTATGACGCCTGGCTGGACTACTTCGAGCAGAACCGGGTCAGCGCGATCGGCTTCGGCTGGATCACGCTGCACAACGCCGGCGCCGAGAGCCCGCTGATGCGGCTGGAGGAGATCTCGCACCCGGTGGAGCAGCCGCTCGGGCCGCACATCCCCAGCTGGTTCGCCCGGCACGACTTCCTGCGGGGCACCGACGACGAGGAGCTCATGCGGCGCAAGCTGGCCGTCGCGCCGGACGTGCGCTGGGAGCAGGTCGCGCGCCCGACGTACGAGGGCGGCAGCGGCTGGGGCAGCGACTCCTCGCGGCTGAGCCAGCAGGAGGGCTTCATGCGCTCGGCGGACATCGACCCGGTCGGCGCGGCCGTGGTCGGCGCCTCGGACGGGGAGACTCCGCTCGGGGAAATCCTGGACGCTGTCGGCGAACGCTACGGAATCGACGGCCGGAGCCTGCGCACCGGAGCCGTCGAGGCCATCCGGGGGCTGGTGGAGGACGGTTATCTGTTCCCCGTGGCCTAG
- a CDS encoding C40 family peptidase, whose product MRGRGHGRRATLVTATVLTVALLGAAAHADPGTPVVPGQGDIDRAKAAVSDRQSAAAQIQQALDAANGRLHSLQARAGLAAEAYDTAVAQAAAAARAADAARTRAATTLDAQHQAEQRLGAFAAATYRQGPDMAAALTLLRAGSLHDFAVQRQALANHDAAEALAVTDARQATTAATAARRGADQTAAEQRRAEAQAQSALGAARTAASDAQSQVAGIQAQQDGLLRQLAAAQGVEVGLERQREAGLAALAAQQAAARQAAAAAASPAGAGHTQSHTSSNGRGGTWTPSASVSAGPVPYAQGAVRQMLAYIYAQLGKPYVWGGAGPDVFDCSGLAMRGLEAGGWSFPHPAQWQYLAMHSLSYNQLRPGDLVFWAEDPSDPHTIYHEAIFIGNDRIIQAPHPGGVVEQQSLWINGPPSFYGRP is encoded by the coding sequence ATGCGGGGTCGCGGGCACGGCCGGCGGGCGACGCTCGTCACGGCCACGGTCCTGACCGTGGCGCTGCTCGGTGCCGCGGCGCATGCCGACCCGGGAACCCCGGTGGTCCCCGGCCAGGGCGACATCGACCGGGCCAAGGCCGCCGTCAGCGACCGGCAGTCGGCCGCGGCCCAGATCCAGCAGGCGCTGGACGCGGCGAACGGCCGCCTGCACTCGCTCCAGGCGCGCGCCGGGCTGGCGGCGGAGGCGTACGACACCGCCGTGGCGCAGGCGGCGGCCGCGGCGCGGGCCGCCGACGCCGCCCGGACCCGCGCCGCGACCACGCTGGACGCGCAGCACCAGGCCGAGCAGCGGCTCGGCGCCTTCGCCGCCGCGACGTACCGGCAGGGCCCGGACATGGCGGCGGCGCTGACGCTGCTGCGCGCCGGCTCGCTTCACGACTTCGCCGTCCAGCGGCAGGCGCTGGCGAACCACGACGCCGCCGAGGCGCTGGCGGTGACCGACGCCCGGCAGGCGACGACGGCCGCGACGGCGGCTCGCCGCGGCGCCGACCAGACGGCGGCCGAGCAGCGGCGCGCGGAGGCGCAGGCGCAGAGCGCGCTGGGCGCGGCGCGGACGGCGGCGTCCGACGCGCAGAGCCAGGTCGCGGGCATCCAGGCGCAGCAGGACGGGCTGCTGCGGCAGCTGGCGGCGGCGCAGGGCGTCGAGGTCGGGCTGGAGCGGCAGCGCGAGGCCGGGCTGGCGGCGCTCGCGGCGCAGCAGGCGGCGGCTCGGCAGGCGGCAGCGGCTGCGGCGTCCCCTGCCGGGGCGGGGCACACGCAGTCGCATACCTCGTCGAACGGCCGTGGCGGGACGTGGACGCCGAGCGCTTCGGTGTCGGCGGGTCCCGTGCCGTACGCCCAAGGCGCCGTCCGCCAGATGCTGGCCTACATCTACGCGCAGCTCGGCAAGCCCTACGTCTGGGGCGGCGCGGGTCCGGACGTCTTCGACTGCTCAGGCCTGGCGATGCGCGGTCTGGAAGCCGGCGGCTGGTCCTTCCCGCACCCGGCGCAGTGGCAGTACCTGGCGATGCACTCGCTCAGCTACAACCAGCTCCGGCCCGGCGACCTGGTCTTCTGGGCCGAGGATCCCAGCGACCCGCACACCATCTACCACGAGGCGATCTTCATCGGGAACGACCGCATCATCCAGGCGCCGCACCCCGGCGGCGTGGTCGAGCAGCAGTCGCTGTGGATCAACGGCCCGCCCAGCTTCTACGGACGGCCGTGA
- a CDS encoding CGNR zinc finger domain-containing protein produces the protein MLEPPPTAQLIEAFANSLNLEYGTDALDTPGRLADWLLAHGLLEHHLHLDPEVHAQYLALRGGIREELGVNVGVSPAVDAVEAADAVLRALPLHASIQDAPLSPSPGLPQSQQPLATLALTWTQLRLTGDALRLKRCAEHTCELVFWDLSKNHSRRWCSMRVCGNRVKSRAYAARKAAPEEMTRSADRSR, from the coding sequence GTGCTCGAACCGCCACCGACCGCTCAACTGATCGAGGCGTTCGCGAATTCGCTCAACCTCGAGTACGGCACCGACGCCCTCGATACACCCGGCAGGCTGGCCGATTGGCTCCTCGCGCACGGTCTGCTCGAGCACCACCTGCACCTGGACCCCGAGGTGCACGCCCAGTACCTCGCGCTGCGAGGCGGTATCCGCGAAGAGCTTGGCGTGAACGTCGGGGTGAGCCCCGCGGTCGACGCCGTCGAGGCGGCCGACGCGGTTCTACGCGCCCTGCCGCTGCACGCGAGCATCCAGGATGCCCCGCTCAGCCCGAGCCCGGGACTGCCACAGTCACAGCAACCGCTCGCCACCCTCGCCCTGACCTGGACGCAGCTGCGTCTGACCGGCGACGCCCTACGCCTCAAACGCTGCGCAGAGCACACCTGCGAACTCGTCTTCTGGGACCTGTCGAAGAATCACAGCCGCAGGTGGTGTTCCATGCGCGTATGCGGCAACCGGGTCAAATCCCGCGCCTACGCAGCCCGCAAGGCCGCCCCTGAGGAAATGACACGATCCGCGGATCGATCA
- a CDS encoding Uma2 family endonuclease — MSSAAAPSASEWSAGASAQEDWPSWIIPPAGGFTSADLERLAELPAHTELLNGSLVFASPQGAWHSLVMFFLRTVLRSSAPEGWRVTHEMTVWLDDRNRPEPDVLVVAASAMRPDMSETFYRPEDIALAIEIVSPESVERDHEVKSPKYARAGIKNLWLVERDGEGMIAYVYVLDPLTGDYSLVGTFGERLKVSVPFDIDIDFTRLDEYD, encoded by the coding sequence ATGAGCTCGGCAGCCGCACCCTCCGCTTCGGAATGGTCTGCGGGAGCGTCTGCTCAAGAGGATTGGCCGAGTTGGATCATTCCTCCCGCTGGCGGTTTCACCTCCGCCGACCTCGAGCGGTTGGCTGAGCTCCCTGCTCACACCGAACTGCTCAACGGAAGCCTGGTCTTCGCGTCTCCGCAAGGTGCTTGGCACAGCTTGGTGATGTTCTTCCTCCGCACGGTGCTGCGGTCGAGCGCGCCGGAGGGCTGGCGTGTCACCCATGAGATGACCGTGTGGCTGGACGACCGGAACCGGCCCGAGCCCGACGTCCTCGTGGTCGCCGCCTCGGCGATGCGCCCTGACATGAGCGAGACCTTCTATCGCCCCGAGGACATCGCGCTGGCCATCGAGATCGTCTCGCCGGAGTCCGTCGAGCGCGATCATGAGGTCAAGTCGCCGAAGTACGCGCGAGCCGGGATCAAGAACTTGTGGCTCGTCGAGCGGGACGGCGAGGGGATGATCGCCTATGTGTACGTCCTTGACCCGCTCACGGGCGACTACAGTCTGGTCGGCACTTTCGGCGAGCGGCTGAAGGTCTCGGTGCCGTTCGACATCGACATCGACTTCACCAGGCTCGACGAATACGACTGA
- a CDS encoding GNAT family N-acetyltransferase → MSSSTRPAHGVVVREAVAGDAEGIGRVRHAAWQVAYSGLMPADYLAGLSVDGFVLSARRMLVDRAARRVAVLVAEVGGVVSGFASVGPSRDADESEGSVGELYAIYVDPAMWRLGVGARLQDVALRRLRDEGYREATLWVLATNGASRAFYEHTGWRHDGGVSGFEAGAEVLDETRYRRTL, encoded by the coding sequence ATGAGTTCGAGCACGCGGCCGGCCCATGGCGTCGTCGTCCGGGAGGCGGTGGCGGGGGATGCCGAGGGGATCGGGCGGGTGCGGCATGCGGCGTGGCAGGTTGCGTATTCGGGGTTGATGCCGGCGGACTATCTGGCCGGGTTGTCCGTGGACGGGTTCGTGCTCAGTGCGCGGCGGATGCTGGTCGATCGGGCGGCGCGGCGGGTGGCGGTGCTGGTCGCCGAGGTCGGCGGGGTGGTGTCGGGGTTCGCCTCGGTGGGTCCGAGCCGGGATGCCGACGAGAGCGAGGGCAGCGTGGGGGAGCTGTACGCCATATACGTCGACCCCGCGATGTGGCGGCTCGGGGTCGGGGCGCGGTTGCAGGATGTCGCGCTGCGGCGGCTGCGGGACGAGGGGTACCGCGAGGCGACGCTGTGGGTGCTGGCGACCAACGGGGCGTCGCGGGCGTTCTACGAGCACACCGGGTGGCGGCACGACGGCGGGGTCTCCGGCTTCGAGGCCGGCGCCGAGGTGCTGGACGAGACGCGGTACCGCAGAACTTTGTGA